The following are from one region of the Nicotiana tabacum cultivar K326 chromosome 3, ASM71507v2, whole genome shotgun sequence genome:
- the LOC142178476 gene encoding zinc finger BED domain-containing protein RICESLEEPER 2-like codes for MLDLKKHKKGEGIDSKAELDKYLGEDVEEDFENFKILGWWKLNSPRFPALAEMARDVLAIPISSVASESAFSTGGCILDTFRSSLTPRLVQALVCVQDWLRNESTTPVKIEEDLDNLEQLEAGFINTGREPCIIDM; via the exons ATGTTAGATTTAAAGAAGCATAAGAAGGGTGAAGGAATTGATTCTAAAGCAGAGTTAGATAAATATTTGGGTGAAGATGTTGAGGAagactttgaaaattttaaaattctggGGTGGTGGAAGTTGAATTCACCCAGATTTCCCGCACTTGCTGAGATGGCACGTGATGTGCTAGCCATTCCTATTTCTAGTGTTGCCTCAGAATCAGCCTTTAGTACCGGTGGATGCATACTTGAtacatttaggagttcattgactcctaGATTGGTTCAAGCTCTTGTGTGTGTCCAAGATTGGCTTCGGAACGAATCAACAACTCCGgttaaaattgaagaagatttAGATAATCTTGAACAACTTGAAGCGG GCTTTATTAATACCGGTAGAGAGCCTTGCATCATCGACATGTAG